The Paenibacillus tianjinensis genome has a window encoding:
- a CDS encoding ketopantoate reductase family protein has translation MKILIYGAGTIGSIFAGRLALSGYDITVLARGTRLVELKQNGVILVNPGNNREEIAKVNLIEHLLPDNIFDYIIVVMQKTQIGSVLPILSQNISKNIVFVVNTASGYDEWVHAVGSDRLMLGFPSAGGERVDGRVHYFIGKGFMRAFQSTTFSEYSGQKTERLQKIVDIFNSAGISSVVTSNMDMWQKTHVAMVTSIGNALYKHNSNNFALAKSYADIKLMVLGIKEGFAVLTKLGIKITPSKLHYLKLPVFMIAPIFKIIMGTKFAETAMAKHTAAAKPEMICLQEEFDMLIKKSNVATPSIDKLRKNLLKDDSPIV, from the coding sequence TTGAAAATTCTTATTTATGGTGCAGGCACAATCGGGAGTATTTTTGCTGGGAGACTTGCGTTGTCAGGATATGATATCACTGTCCTTGCAAGGGGGACAAGACTTGTTGAACTGAAACAAAACGGCGTGATTCTCGTGAATCCAGGCAACAACCGAGAAGAAATTGCAAAGGTAAATTTGATTGAACATCTGTTGCCAGACAATATTTTCGATTACATAATCGTAGTAATGCAAAAAACACAGATAGGCAGTGTATTGCCGATACTTTCTCAAAATATATCAAAAAATATTGTCTTTGTAGTCAATACGGCATCTGGTTATGACGAATGGGTTCATGCAGTGGGTAGTGACCGCCTGATGCTAGGATTTCCGTCCGCAGGAGGAGAACGTGTAGACGGCCGGGTACATTACTTTATCGGCAAGGGATTCATGCGGGCTTTTCAGTCCACTACTTTTTCAGAATACAGTGGCCAAAAAACCGAAAGGCTACAAAAAATAGTAGATATTTTTAACAGTGCCGGTATTTCATCAGTTGTAACTAGTAACATGGATATGTGGCAGAAAACGCATGTGGCAATGGTTACAAGTATCGGTAACGCCCTTTATAAACATAATAGTAATAATTTTGCTTTGGCAAAATCATATGCAGATATTAAATTGATGGTTCTGGGGATAAAAGAAGGCTTTGCTGTGTTGACTAAATTAGGCATTAAAATCACACCTTCAAAACTTCACTATTTAAAACTTCCCGTTTTTATGATTGCCCCTATTTTTAAAATTATCATGGGCACAAAGTTTGCTGAAACAGCCATGGCAAAGCATACAGCCGCAGCAAAACCCGAGATGATCTGCCTTCAGGAAGAATTTGATATGCTAATCAAAAAGAGTAATGTGGCTACCCCTTCTATTGATAAGTTACGAAAAAATCTTTTAAAAGATGATTCTCCTATTGTGTAA